In Mytilus edulis chromosome 13, xbMytEdul2.2, whole genome shotgun sequence, a single window of DNA contains:
- the LOC139501489 gene encoding uncharacterized protein yields the protein MDPSHAEQQEEVQPPEGNVPDLELLQNPSKTTNVDENAETRRVRELTEKGQGAFIEKRDKFYHDLEALWSDLDSQLLETAKPPNDLQQLLTAQDKIVQACTKYRRLTDEYLTFLKNTKTLDSLQDIDACKFSTDIRMSKVELAIETLHEHRLTLTKAKSTKTRTSKGKTTSHSGSSHASDMSSLARRKRAKAESARSKIAFAEQEAVLLKQEAVLQEQTLYRQTEIKAEMEQEAIRAKQEATRRKAEAEQEATRRKAEAEQEATRKIAEAAHMKAQMELEAAHLKARIEQEEEHIKAKKEQEAVRRKTQIEQEAARAVREKAELKAAMNILEAKREAAAADAEARILENDGSQAVSDLPDETEDPLKRVQDFVNKLPVSTVVKEVTGPQKKEQIPVKIELRHEAPAFVPSVALNLPPQTPEVLPTRAKSPDVNVFPDLGTVTAIGKQGVSAKIPVSQQNQGIIEEIPVSHLRQGAIIEETPSAHLQQNNPTLEITRFLLRKDLLFSRLTSFNDQAESFHTWKASFKNVIDELQVSDSEQIDLLIAPESGKHAMSIRASNANNPTRGLHRLWERLDDRYGAPIMLQTSLVNKLDNFPTLTNKDNSLLYDLSDIISEIEYHKENPKLGCLLAYFDSSKGVNPIVEKLPYGLQEKWITRASRYKSKYEVAFPPFTEFSAFIREMSKIKNDPGFIFGSKVTPNTKDATPRFTPQTYSKVNVHKTGVEQQTEDSSQQQGLCILHTTKHTLNECRAFRAKTIEERKELLRQNNLCYKCCDSTMHRSRDCNASISCNECGSKQHTTALHINRVYQTKGAPPSPPRSVDGGEQLELAETKLTSVSSTCTDISKDGNSSKSCAKILPVNFFHKDNQDKVIRMYAIIDDQSQWSLMAPEFFSLFNVQAETKDYLLSTCSGSKVTSGKRGNGFVVKSVQDNTSFNLPELIECDNIPNNRNEIATPEDILQYQHLQELQKHILPIDGKCKILLLIGRDLIEAHHVLDQRLGPPKAPFAQKLNLGWIIVGEIRSDKQHVHLELTKKESNPTCSVVKPHTKKLPECNKTNTQSNEIQTDSSKLYPRLHGQPKMKSATSIVRFAEAEKFTSEATPPKVNADKEKYIRKHSIPMESFNSPLNTQGQEESRITNSNLSHREKEHGTGWSNVRRKRQGKHPSLKTSSLDRISVSKGDSSIRTTAMELDLRSPRSRRKHRHI from the coding sequence ATGGATCCCAGTCACGCGGAACAGCAAGAAGAGGTTCAGCCCCCAGAGGGAAATGTCCCAGATCTAGAATTATTACAAAATCCGTCTAAAACAACAAATGTAGATGAAAATGCCGAGACTAGGCGAGTGCGTGAACTTACCGAAAAGGGACAGGGAGCCTTTATAGAAAAACGTGACAAGTTCTATCACGACTTAGAGGCCCTATGGTCAGACCTAGACTCTCAGTTATTAGAAACGGCCAAGCCTCCCAACGACCTCCAGCAATTGTTAACAGCACAAGATAAAATTGTACAAGCCTGTACTAAGTATCGCAGGCTCACAGACGAGTACTTGAcatttctgaaaaatacaaaaacattagaCAGCCTTCAAGACATTGATGCGTGCAAATTCTCAACGGATATCCGAATGTCTAAAGTCGAACTGGCAATTGAAACTTTGCACGAGCATCGCCTTACCTTGACAAAGGCTAAATCAACAAAAACGAGGACATCTAAGGGAAAGACCACCTCGCACAGTGGGAGCTCACACGCCTCCGACATGTCGAGCCTAGCAAGGAGAAAGCGTGCCAAGGCAGAGTCCGCTAGATCAAAGATAGCCTTTGCCGAGCAAGAAGCTGTCCTCCTAAAGCAGGAGGCCGTTTTACAGGAACAAACCCTATACAGACAAACAGAAATCAAGGCCGAAATGGAACAAGAAGCCATCCGTGCAAAACAAGAGGCCACACGTAGGAAAGCTGAAGCGGAACAAGAGGCCACACGTAGAAAAGCTGAAGCGGAACAAGAGGCCACGCGTAAAATTGCCGAGGCTGCACACATGAAAGCTCAAATGGAACTGGAGGCTGCTCACCTAAAAGCTCGAATTGAACAGGAGGAAGAGCACATCAAAGCTAAAAAAGAACAGGAGGCCGTTCGCAGGAAAACTCAAATAGAACAGGAAGCTGCACGTGCGGTCCGAGAAAAAGCCGAACTTAAGGCCGCTATGAACATTCTCGAAGCAAAAagagaagctgcagccgcagaCGCCGAGGCTCGTATCCTGGAAAACGATGGCAGCCAAGCAGTTAGTGATCTCCCTGACGAAACGGAAGACCCTCTCAagcgtgtgcaagatttcgtcaataaacttcctgtatcaactgTTGTAAAGGAAGTAACAGGACCTCAAAAGAAAGAACAAATTCCTGTTAAAATTGAGCTGAGACAtgaagcaccagcgttcgtgccatcTGTGGCACTGAACTTGCCACCACAAACACCTGAGGTCTTGCCTACACGTGCTAAGTCACCAGATGTTAATGTATTCCCAGATCTGGGAACAGTAACTGCAATAGGAAAACAGGGCGTTTCAGCAAAGATCCCTGTCTCACAGCAAAATCAAGGCattatagaagagatccctgtctCACACCTAAGACAAGGAGCTATAATAGAAGAGACCCCTTCTGCACACCTGCAGCAAAACAATCCTACGTTAGAGATAACCAGATTTCTCCTTCGCAAGGACTTGCTGTTCTCCCGGCTAACAAGCTTTAACGACCAGGCAGAATCATTTCATACATGGAAAGCCAGCTTTAAAAATGTCATAGACGAACTACAAGTTTCAGACTCAGAACAGATAGACCTACTTATTGCTCCAGAGTCAGGTAAACATGCCATGAGTATAAGGGCATCAAATGCCAACAACCCAACAAGAGGCCTACACAGATTATGGGAAAGACTGGACGATCGATATGGTGCTCCAATAATGTTGCAGACGTCTCTCGTCAACAAACTTGACAACTTTCCAACACTGACAAATAAAGACAACTCACTCCTTTACGATTTGTCAGACATTATCTCAGAAATAGAGTATCACAAagaaaatcccaagctgggatgtttgcTAGCTTACTTCGACTCGTCAAAGGGGGTAAATCCTATTGTGGAAAAACTACCATACGGACTCCAAGAAAAGTGGATAACAAGGGCTTCAAGATACAAGTCTAAATATGAAGTTGCCTTTCCACCTTTTACAGAATTTTCTGCCTTCATCAGGGAAATGAGCAAAATTAAGAACGATCCTGGGTTCATCTTTGGTTCAAAGgtaacaccaaatacaaaagaCGCTACGCCAAGGTTCACACCTCAGACGTACTCTAAAGTCAACGTCCATAAGACAGGTGTTGAACAGCAAACTGAAGACAGCAGTCAACAACAAGGTCTGTGTATCCTACACACTACAAAGCATACCTTGAATGAATGCCGAGCATTCCGAGCCAAAACTATAGAGGAACGCAAGGAACTGTTGAGGCAAAACAATCTTTGTTACAAATGCTGTGATTCGACTATGCACAGAAGTCGTGATTGCAACGCGAGTATCAGTTGCAATGAATGCGGAAGTAAACAACACACCACCGCATTACACATTAATCGAGTGTACCAAACCAAAGGTGCACCGCCTTCACCGCCTAGATCAGTCGACGGCGGGGAGCAACTTGAGTTAGCTGAAACCAAGCTAACCTCTGTTAGTTCAACTTGCACAGATATCTCCAAAGACGGCAACAGCAGTAAATCTTGTGCCAAGATACTTCCTGTGAATTTCTTTCACAAAGATAATCAGGACAAAGTAATTCGCATGTATGCAATTATTGACGACCAAAGCCAATGGTCTCTCATGGCTCCTGAATTCTTCAGCCTATTCAACGTACAAGCAGAAACAAAAGATTATTTGTTATCCACATGCTCCGGCAGCAAGGTTACTTCCGGTAAACGAGGAAACGGCTTTGTCGTGAAGTCTGTACAAGACAATACTAGTTTCAATCTGCCTGAACTGATTGAATGCGATAACATTCCCAATAATCGGAACGAAATTGCTACACCTGAGGATATATTGCAATATCAACACTTGCAAGAACTACAAAAACATATTCTCCCGATTGATGGAAAATGCAAAATCCTATTGCTCATTGGAAGAGACCTTATAGAGGCACATCATGTCCTTGATCAACGTCTAGGACCACCAAAGGCTCCATTTGCGCAAAAGTTAAACCTGGGTTGGATAATCGTTGGAGAAATACGCTCCGATAAGCAACATGTTCACCTTGAACTCACTAAAAAGGAATCAAATCCAACTTGCAGTGTTGTGAAACCACATACAAAGAAATTACCTGAGTGTAATAAAACCAACACCCAGTCAAATGAAATTCAAACTGATTCGTCTAAACTTTATCCCCGTTTACATGGGCAACCGAAAATGAAATCAGCGACTTCAATCGTCAGATTTGCAGAAGCCGAAAAGTTCACCTCGGAAGCAACGCCACCAAAAGTGAATGCCGACAAAGAAAAGTACATCCGTAAACATTCAATTCCCATGGAAAGCTTCAATTCGCCTTTGAATACTCAAGGACAAGAGGAAAGCAGAATAACCAATTCCAACTTAAGTCACAGAGAAAAGGAACATGGTACCGGATGGTCTAATGTACGCCGTAAACGTCAAGGAAAGCATCCGTCTCTCAAGACGTCCTCGTTAGATCGCATATCCGTGTCGAAAGGAGATTCTTCCATCAGAACTACAGCCATGGAGTTGGATCTTAGATCGCCGCGATCTCGTCGGAAACACCGCCATATCTAG